The proteins below are encoded in one region of Anaerosporomusa subterranea:
- a CDS encoding DJ-1/PfpI family protein, producing MRKEVLMVLLPLFADWEAAFTSATLNDQIQNKQSEYFVKTVGLTKEPIKSIGGLTVLPDYSIADVPDTYSALLLIGGMSWCTKDRKPTEISSKLVPLVQRAMDKDILVGGICDASTFLGANGWLNDKMHTSNTLEDLKRVAGEAYTNEANYIEQQAIQHKNVVTANGTAYLEFTKEVLLTLKAYPKEDIEAHYDFYKSGYYEAIKEHHIAKGI from the coding sequence ATGAGAAAAGAAGTATTGATGGTTTTGTTACCTTTATTTGCTGACTGGGAGGCCGCCTTTACTTCTGCGACCTTAAATGATCAGATTCAAAATAAGCAATCTGAATATTTTGTAAAAACAGTAGGTCTTACAAAAGAACCCATAAAGTCCATTGGTGGGCTTACGGTATTGCCAGACTATTCCATTGCTGATGTTCCAGATACTTATTCTGCTTTGTTGCTGATTGGAGGTATGAGCTGGTGTACAAAAGATAGAAAGCCAACAGAGATATCCTCAAAATTGGTTCCCCTTGTACAACGTGCCATGGATAAGGATATTCTTGTCGGTGGAATTTGCGATGCCTCCACCTTTCTTGGTGCAAATGGATGGTTGAATGATAAAATGCATACAAGTAATACATTGGAAGATTTAAAACGAGTTGCAGGAGAGGCTTACACTAACGAAGCCAACTATATAGAGCAACAAGCTATACAGCACAAAAATGTAGTAACAGCCAACGGGACAGCATATTTAGAATTTACAAAAGAAGTTTTGCTTACTTTAAAAGCCTACCCCAAAGAGGATATTGAAGCACATTATGATTTTTACAAAAGTGGATATTATGAGGCAATAAAAGAACACCACATTGCAAAAGGAATATAG
- a CDS encoding DMT family transporter, with protein sequence MRTRAYALIVIAAILWGIISIFVKGLAELGFSTLQIVAIRVALSAILLVLYIAMKDRSLLKIRLTDSKYFIGTGVFSIAFFNWCYFTAIRETSVAVAAILLYTAPAFVLLLSRIFLGECLNAGKITALTVTFIGCGLVVGILPAGLNESISLYGLATGLGAGFGYALYSIFGKFALRRYSAVTVTVYTFIFAAVVMLPVSGLWEARALLFNGQAVAYSVGFSLFSTVFAYLCYTVALSHIETGRAAIVVTLEPIVAAIVGTMLFDEVLNNWQLFGIILVIAAVVSVQRT encoded by the coding sequence ATGAGAACACGGGCATATGCCTTGATCGTGATAGCTGCTATCTTGTGGGGTATTATTTCTATCTTTGTGAAAGGCTTGGCGGAACTTGGTTTTTCTACATTGCAGATCGTTGCAATCCGGGTAGCTCTTAGCGCTATTCTTCTGGTGCTGTATATCGCCATGAAAGATAGGAGCTTGCTGAAAATCCGACTGACTGACAGTAAATACTTTATTGGGACAGGTGTCTTCAGTATTGCTTTCTTCAATTGGTGCTATTTTACCGCCATCCGAGAAACGTCGGTGGCGGTAGCCGCCATTTTGCTCTATACTGCTCCTGCTTTTGTACTGCTGTTATCCCGAATTTTTCTCGGTGAATGCTTGAATGCCGGGAAAATCACCGCTCTTACCGTAACCTTCATTGGTTGTGGGCTAGTGGTAGGCATCTTGCCCGCCGGGCTGAACGAGTCAATTTCGCTCTACGGTTTAGCTACCGGTCTCGGAGCCGGATTTGGCTATGCGCTATATAGTATCTTTGGCAAATTCGCGCTGCGTCGCTACAGTGCCGTGACAGTGACAGTCTATACCTTTATCTTCGCAGCTGTGGTCATGTTACCGGTGAGTGGGCTCTGGGAAGCGCGAGCACTGCTTTTTAACGGGCAAGCAGTCGCCTACAGTGTCGGCTTCAGCCTTTTCTCTACCGTATTTGCCTACCTGTGCTATACTGTTGCTCTGTCTCATATCGAGACAGGCCGCGCCGCCATTGTTGTTACACTGGAGCCAATAGTGGCAGCGATTGTCGGGACAATGCTTTTTGACGAGGTCCTGAATAACTGGCAACTCTTCGGCATTATTCTCGTGATTGCTGCGGTAGTATCTGTTCAACGCACGTAG
- a CDS encoding GDSL-type esterase/lipase family protein codes for MPITCPKIVALGDSITYGFPYLPDRSWVRLAADELGLQMINKGINGDTTWGMLERFSADVLAHRPSHVIIVGGANDAFERIAAEDVVNNIRQMVKAAIDNAIVPFLGLPTPCNFAEETLLAKYRQSLRQYVATEGIDVIDFYSAMVNLVGSGIREGLHVDGIHPNEAGYQIMAGVAVGFLRYRV; via the coding sequence TGCCAATAACCTGTCCAAAAATCGTCGCGCTAGGCGACTCGATAACCTATGGCTTTCCCTATTTGCCGGATCGTTCCTGGGTTCGCCTGGCTGCTGACGAACTCGGTCTACAGATGATCAACAAAGGGATTAACGGGGACACCACTTGGGGGATGCTGGAACGCTTCTCCGCCGATGTGCTCGCGCACCGGCCGTCGCATGTAATTATCGTGGGTGGGGCAAACGATGCTTTTGAGCGGATTGCTGCTGAAGACGTAGTGAACAACATTCGTCAAATGGTAAAGGCAGCAATTGATAATGCCATTGTGCCGTTCCTTGGACTGCCGACTCCCTGCAACTTTGCGGAAGAAACGCTTTTGGCAAAGTATCGCCAGTCGCTGCGACAGTATGTAGCGACTGAGGGTATTGATGTGATTGATTTTTATTCAGCAATGGTCAATCTAGTCGGTTCTGGGATTCGCGAAGGGCTTCATGTAGATGGCATTCATCCCAACGAGGCCGGATACCAGATAATGGCCGGAGTAGCTGTTGGTTTTTTGCGCTATCGGGTGTGA
- a CDS encoding pyridoxamine 5'-phosphate oxidase family protein → MNTKNEFKRIMESQTEIALATSVNDVSNVRIVNFFYDESAQTLFFATFGDNDKVKEFEQNSKVAFTTVPHNGNEHVKAKGNVNKSSLSIYDIKDSFISKIPDYKDTIEQAGQFLILFEIKFDTATITLDFENIDTYFLV, encoded by the coding sequence ATGAACACAAAAAATGAATTTAAAAGAATTATGGAAAGCCAAACGGAAATAGCTCTTGCTACAAGTGTTAATGATGTGAGTAACGTTAGAATTGTAAATTTCTTTTATGATGAATCTGCTCAAACTTTATTCTTTGCAACTTTCGGTGATAACGATAAAGTCAAAGAATTTGAACAAAACAGTAAGGTGGCTTTCACTACTGTGCCGCACAATGGAAATGAACATGTTAAAGCAAAAGGAAATGTCAATAAGAGTAGTCTAAGTATCTATGATATAAAAGATAGTTTTATATCAAAAATCCCAGATTATAAAGACACCATTGAGCAAGCAGGTCAATTCCTTATATTGTTTGAAATTAAGTTTGATACTGCAACGATTACATTAGACTTTGAAAATATTGATACATATTTCTTAGTTTAG
- a CDS encoding helix-turn-helix transcriptional regulator: MRKSERINDMMIYLNNKNYFNLKDIIERYNISKSTALRDIQSLEEIGMPIFSETGRNGRYGILKNRLLSPIVFTIEEMYALYFAMITLKAYESTPFHLSVTALKQKFETCISNEQINIIHKMENILSLEVSKHHNSSPLLKDILKMAIEETVCKITYNKRGAERQYSVQFFDISATYGQWYVTAFNFNTNKVQVFRCDKISSLCEDIYYQPKSIDELTNLSATIFKHEGATDFEVEISPKGVDLFYKEHYPSMHLCIEEQQYIIKGFYNIREESFISNYFLNYTDNITSIKPQKLKKLLQDKISILENHYSKL, from the coding sequence ATGCGTAAATCAGAAAGAATAAATGATATGATGATATATCTTAATAATAAAAATTATTTTAACTTAAAAGACATTATCGAAAGATATAACATTTCTAAAAGCACTGCATTAAGGGATATACAGTCACTTGAGGAAATAGGCATGCCAATCTTTTCTGAAACAGGAAGAAATGGACGATACGGTATTTTAAAAAACAGATTACTGTCTCCTATTGTTTTTACCATTGAAGAAATGTATGCGTTGTATTTTGCTATGATTACGTTAAAAGCTTATGAATCAACTCCATTTCATCTAAGCGTAACAGCATTAAAACAAAAATTTGAAACTTGTATTTCTAATGAACAAATTAATATAATTCATAAAATGGAAAACATCTTAAGTTTAGAAGTTTCAAAACATCACAACAGTAGTCCCCTTTTAAAAGATATATTAAAGATGGCAATCGAGGAAACTGTTTGTAAAATAACATACAATAAACGAGGTGCAGAAAGACAATACTCTGTACAATTTTTTGATATTTCTGCAACTTATGGTCAATGGTATGTAACCGCATTTAATTTTAATACAAATAAGGTACAAGTATTTCGTTGTGATAAGATCAGTTCTCTTTGTGAGGATATATATTATCAACCAAAATCTATAGATGAATTGACGAATCTCTCAGCTACTATATTTAAACATGAAGGAGCAACCGATTTTGAGGTTGAAATATCCCCCAAAGGAGTAGATTTATTCTACAAGGAACATTATCCCTCTATGCATCTCTGCATTGAAGAGCAACAATATATTATTAAAGGATTCTACAATATAAGAGAAGAAAGCTTTATTTCAAACTATTTCCTAAATTATACGGACAATATTACTTCCATTAAACCACAAAAATTAAAGAAACTCTTACAAGATAAAATTTCCATTTTGGAAAATCATTACAGCAAGCTATAG
- a CDS encoding DUF401 family protein, whose product MVAVIKVLITLVVIVGLLNRKVKMGNAMLAGSLLLFFLTGPTLGKLTAASSTTVTSPSTWEITIALYFVMCLEYQLRTSGIIDGFMSSARNIFKSERLLLVLMPSFLGFLPSLGGAIFSAPMVENASRAYDLTAEKKTVINYWFRHIWEFTNPLFTGMLLASQLSGIPLGDLVTHMSWLTVLALITGWVLLISPLKPNSAAAIADSTPVESSCNWRYIALATAPILSNLALVVLFNVSASVSMAAVVASMALVLRQGVSDIRAMLSHALDRKLLWGVFGILFFQNILRLSGVVGDISVLLNNLAIPAAVVVGIIAFMGGILTGTSQGFVAIAFPFIALLSPGDISLVIVCFLMGTAGHMLSPAHLCLVVTLDYFKASFFKSIRPVLILEIIMVAVSYGVISIWG is encoded by the coding sequence ATGGTAGCTGTAATCAAAGTTTTAATCACTTTGGTCGTTATTGTAGGGCTTCTGAACCGCAAGGTGAAGATGGGCAATGCGATGTTGGCCGGCTCGCTGCTGCTATTCTTCTTGACCGGACCAACGCTGGGCAAACTTACAGCGGCTAGCTCAACCACCGTAACTAGCCCAAGCACTTGGGAGATCACTATTGCGCTGTATTTTGTCATGTGTCTCGAATACCAACTTCGTACCAGCGGCATTATTGATGGGTTTATGTCTTCGGCCCGCAATATTTTCAAAAGTGAGCGTCTCCTCCTTGTCCTGATGCCGTCCTTCTTGGGCTTTTTGCCATCATTGGGCGGAGCTATATTTTCAGCTCCGATGGTAGAAAATGCAAGCAGAGCGTACGATCTCACTGCGGAAAAGAAGACAGTCATTAACTATTGGTTTCGTCATATATGGGAGTTCACAAACCCGCTGTTTACAGGCATGCTGCTTGCCAGTCAGCTCTCCGGCATACCACTCGGCGATCTTGTGACCCACATGTCCTGGCTCACGGTGCTAGCGCTTATTACCGGCTGGGTATTGCTTATTTCTCCGCTTAAGCCTAACAGCGCGGCAGCCATTGCAGACAGCACACCCGTAGAAAGTAGTTGCAATTGGCGTTATATCGCCCTAGCGACTGCGCCCATCCTATCGAATTTAGCCCTGGTGGTGCTATTTAACGTAAGCGCGTCCGTATCGATGGCAGCAGTAGTAGCTTCAATGGCGTTGGTTCTGCGGCAAGGGGTCTCCGATATCCGTGCCATGCTTAGCCATGCCCTAGACCGCAAACTGCTGTGGGGGGTTTTCGGAATCCTCTTTTTCCAGAACATCTTACGGCTGTCAGGCGTAGTTGGTGATATTTCGGTGCTATTGAATAACCTAGCAATTCCTGCAGCAGTCGTAGTTGGCATTATCGCCTTCATGGGTGGTATCCTGACCGGTACATCCCAAGGATTTGTCGCCATCGCGTTCCCCTTTATCGCGCTCTTATCACCGGGTGACATCTCGCTGGTCATAGTTTGCTTCCTCATGGGAACCGCAGGGCACATGCTATCTCCCGCCCATCTTTGTCTGGTTGTTACGCTGGATTATTTCAAGGCCAGTTTCTTTAAATCGATCCGGCCTGTCCTGATCTTAGAGATTATAATGGTCGCTGTCTCTTATGGCGTCATTAGTATCTGGGGCTAG